The stretch of DNA CCTATCTTTTTTGCATCTGGAACAAAACCAAACTTTGGATAATACTCCATATGACCTAAGACAAAAACCATTTTGGAACCTTTTTCTTTTAGTCTTCTTAGACCCTCATTGATTAATAATCCACCTATTCCTTGTTTTTGATATTCAGGCAAAACAGCTAACGGTGCAAGGATATGGACTAAGGGCTGAGCTGTTGTCATCTCATTAATATATACTCTTGTAAATAAAATATGTCCTACAGCTTTATCTTCATCAAGTGCAAGCAATGAAAGAATAGGCTCAGCAGTTTTATCCTTCAAGAGGTCAGCTGTTAATTTAGCTTCTTTCGTGTATCCAAACGCCCGTTCTTCAACTTCCATAACTTTGTTGAAGTCGTTACTGTCTGTCTCTATAATTTGAATGTTTTTTTCCATAATTGCTCTTACTTTATTTTACT from Candidatus Kaelpia aquatica encodes:
- a CDS encoding N-acetyltransferase; this encodes MEKNIQIIETDSNDFNKVMEVEERAFGYTKEAKLTADLLKDKTAEPILSLLALDEDKAVGHILFTRVYINEMTTAQPLVHILAPLAVLPEYQKQGIGGLLINEGLRRLKEKGSKMVFVLGHMEYYPKFGFVPDAKKIGFSAPYPIPEKHANAWMVQSLNTDGFPLDKGKIICADELNKPEHWKE